One stretch of Homalodisca vitripennis isolate AUS2020 unplaced genomic scaffold, UT_GWSS_2.1 ScUCBcl_691;HRSCAF=3244, whole genome shotgun sequence DNA includes these proteins:
- the LOC124370930 gene encoding sentrin-specific protease 1-like: MARVVRKQVRLLPCDSERLFPGQLLNGEVISAYLRLLERRNAMDHNLPNVLALDSYFFTVLKRSGHERARGHHRDQDLWDYEKILVPVHEELADVGHWWLLVVEPRKETISAYDSLKGRNHKPAMDLLREYLKKEEMRAKTEARSWCLYGERSCPSQDNLVDCGVFLCAIAGAICGGREAKELRVDGREFRRQMAKELREDSVTEKQEQPAGIVSGGGTGLVFRKIWPKS; encoded by the coding sequence ATGGCACGAGTCGTAAGGAAACAGGTCCGTTTGCTGCCATGCGATTCAGAGCGGCTTTTTCCTGGACAGCTGCTAAACGGCGAGGTAATTTCGGCGTATCTGCGGCTTCTGGAGAGACGGAATGCGATGGATCATAACCTGCCAAATGTCCTCGCACTGGACTCCTACTTCTTCACGGTGCTGAAGAGATCCGGCCACGAGCGAGCGCGGGGTCACCATCGCGACCAGGACTTGTGGGATTATGAGAAAATCCTCGTCCCCGTACATGAGGAGTTGGCGGACGTCGGCCACTGGTGGCTTCTCGTAGTAGAGCCACGGAAGGAAACCATCAGCGCATACGACTCCCTAAAAGGAAGAAACCACAAGCCGGCGATGGATCTTCTGCGCGAATACCTGAAGAAGGAGGAGATGAGGGCCAAGACCGAGGCCCGGAGTTGGTGCCTCTACGGTGAGCGGAGTTGTCCTTCACAGGACAACCTTGTGGACTGCGGGGTTTTCCTCTGCGCTATCGCCGGAGCCATCTGCGGGGGACGGGAGGCTAAGGAATTGCGAGTAGATGGCCGAGAGTTCAGACGGCAGATGGCGAAAGAACTTCGGGAGGATTCGGTGACCGAGAAACAAGAGCAGCCAGCCGGAATTGTTTCCGGGGGAGGAACCGGACTGGTCTTTCGAAAGATCTGGCCAAAGAGTTAG